A window of Thalassophryne amazonica chromosome 21, fThaAma1.1, whole genome shotgun sequence contains these coding sequences:
- the LOC117502730 gene encoding G-protein coupled receptor 6 has translation MNESLMTNDSSVTPLGGDDLSWMEAAEQNGSMAFSTAALQFQINPWDIMLCMSGTVIACENAIVVAIIFYTPTLRTPMFVLIGSLATADLLAGVGLILNFVFRYVISSETISLITVGFLVASFTASISSLLAITVDRYFSLYNALTYFSEKTLQYVHLMLLGTWGVSLFLGLLPVLGWNCLDQPASCSIVSPLTRTNVTLLASSFFAIFILMLTLYFKICKIVCHHAHQIALQQHFFATSHYVTTKKGVSTLAIILGTFGTSWLPFAIYCLVGEREYPAVYTYATLLPATYNSMINPIIYAYRNTEIQRSIYMLLCGCFQASGVYRSRSPSEV, from the coding sequence ATGAATGAATCACTGATGACAAACGACTCCTCTGTGACTCCACTGGGTGGAGATGACCTCTCGTGGATGGAGGCTGCCGAGCAAAACGGCAGCATGGCGTTTTCCACGGCTGCGTTGCAGTTCCAAATTAACCCATGGGACATCATGCTCTGCATGTCTGGCACCGTCATCGCCTGTGAAAACGCCATCGTGGTTGCGATTATCTTCTACACACCCACTCTGAGGACTCCCATGTTTGTGCTGATAGGGAGCCTGGCCACAGCGGACCTGCTGGCTGGTGTGGGACTAATCCTGAACTTTGTCTTTCGGTATGTGATTTCCTCTGAGACCATCAGCCTCATCACTGTAGGTTTCCTGGTGGCCTCATTCACAGCGTCTATCAGCAGCCTCTTAGCCATAACTGTGGACCGTTACTTCTCCCTCTACAATGCTCTTACGTATTTCTCAGAGAAAACACTGCAGTACGTCCACCTGATGTTACTGGGCACCTGGGGCGTGTCTCTGTTCCTTGGCTTGCTGCCGGTGCTTGGCTGGAACTGCCTGGACCAACCAGCCTCCTGTAGCATCGTGAGCCCTTTGACCCGCACCAATGTCACCCTCCTCGCCTCCTCCTTCTTTGCCATCTTCATTCTCATGCTCACTCTCTACTTCAAGATCTGCAAGATTGTGTGCCACCATGCCCACCAGATTGCCCTCCAGCAGCACTTTTTTGCCACATCACATTATGTCACCACAAAGAAAGGTGTCTCCACCTTGGCCATCATCTTGGGGACATTTGGCACCAGTTGGCTCCCCTTCGCCATCTACTGCCTAGTGGGAGAGCGGGAGTACCCAGCAGTGTACACGTATGCCACACTGCTGCCAGCAACGTACAACTCCATGATCAACCCAATTATCTACGCCTACCGAAACACAGAGATCCAGCGTTCCATATACATGCTTCTGTGTGGCTGCTTTCAGGCCAGCGGGGTGTATCGCTCCAGGTCACCGAGTGAAGTCTAG